A single window of Chloracidobacterium thermophilum B DNA harbors:
- a CDS encoding cell division protein FtsQ/DivIB encodes MAHKRTTRQVLPSRREQTREAAAIRIPRTRQGAVWEQLYAWRTGILWVVLLVGLSSLGLAMTRSSLFLLRQVEVIGCQPPVAEDIERLVRQQSTGSLLTVSLPTLRQNLESLPRVRQARIVRILPDTLRIVVEERKPFVLAQMAERSNLVWLDEEGVVIAAYDPDTDGEPPVLAVGLASDRDAAGRRENRERLQLYRNLTWALDAAEPRLSERIESVDLSQLQDVRVQLRNSRIVVGLGREDFRERLLHACEIVDALQRRDTSILERMRFSDPRIFEKAPYLKTVNMVSARQVNLEFDERLPAPPARTTTGAKAMSSPPKAAPKSTSRQAGSAARR; translated from the coding sequence GTGGCTCACAAACGCACAACCCGCCAGGTCCTACCTTCCCGTCGTGAACAGACGCGCGAGGCAGCGGCCATCCGTATCCCGCGCACGCGGCAGGGAGCGGTATGGGAGCAACTTTATGCCTGGCGGACCGGCATCCTCTGGGTTGTACTGCTGGTCGGACTGAGCAGTCTTGGGCTGGCCATGACGCGGTCATCCCTGTTTCTGCTGCGTCAGGTGGAGGTTATTGGTTGTCAGCCGCCCGTTGCGGAGGACATCGAGCGTCTCGTCCGCCAGCAGTCCACCGGCTCCCTGCTGACGGTCTCGCTCCCGACGCTGCGCCAGAACCTGGAAAGCCTGCCCCGGGTGCGGCAGGCCCGGATCGTGCGTATTCTGCCGGACACGCTGCGGATCGTGGTCGAGGAACGCAAACCGTTTGTGCTGGCCCAGATGGCTGAACGCAGCAACCTCGTCTGGCTGGATGAAGAAGGGGTCGTGATTGCGGCGTACGACCCGGATACCGATGGAGAGCCACCTGTGTTGGCCGTTGGTTTGGCGTCCGACCGCGATGCAGCCGGACGCCGCGAAAACCGCGAGCGGCTGCAACTGTACCGTAACCTCACCTGGGCGCTCGACGCGGCCGAACCACGCCTTTCCGAACGTATTGAATCCGTTGACCTGTCGCAGCTTCAGGACGTGCGCGTTCAGCTTCGTAATAGCCGCATTGTCGTTGGACTGGGCCGGGAGGACTTTCGGGAACGGCTCCTCCATGCCTGTGAAATCGTGGACGCGCTTCAGCGCCGTGACACCTCGATTCTTGAACGCATGCGCTTTTCTGATCCGCGTATCTTCGAGAAAGCGCCCTATCTCAAGACGGTCAACATGGTGAGCGCCCGGCAGGTCAACCTGGAGTTCGATGAACGCCTGCCTGCCCCTCCAGCCCGGACAACGACCGGCGCCAAGGCAATGTCGTCCCCCCCGAAAGCTGCTCCCAAATCCACTTCCCGCCAGGCGGGTTCGGCAGCGCGGAGGTAG
- the murB gene encoding UDP-N-acetylmuramate dehydrogenase: protein MPKSVEEICAELDVAARFHQPMRHLTSLRTGGEIACVAFPDTPEKAAALVARLEEHGLRWSPLGYGTNLLVADGPLDRVAISLRQLKTPVRFEGCQVKVPAGYSLPRLVNQCADRGLSGIEGLAPIPGSVGGAVKMNAGSHGYEIADVIVSVDVARERRIVTLPRETLDFAYRHSPFTERDLILGTTLQLRPGNPEASRAEIAEYRRHRAATQPVRDNSAGCIFKNPGPGLATGRIIDELGMKGETIGGATISPVHANFIVTNGSARAADVFALIERIRSRVREARGIELDMEVEVWE, encoded by the coding sequence ATGCCCAAGTCTGTTGAGGAAATCTGTGCCGAACTCGATGTCGCAGCCCGCTTTCACCAGCCGATGCGCCACCTGACTTCACTGCGCACGGGTGGGGAAATCGCCTGTGTGGCCTTTCCCGACACGCCGGAAAAAGCGGCCGCCCTGGTGGCCAGGCTGGAAGAACACGGTTTGCGCTGGAGTCCGCTGGGCTACGGCACAAATCTCCTGGTGGCGGATGGGCCACTCGACCGCGTTGCCATCAGTCTGCGGCAACTCAAAACGCCCGTGAGGTTTGAGGGCTGTCAGGTCAAAGTGCCGGCCGGTTACAGCCTGCCCCGGCTCGTCAACCAGTGCGCCGACCGGGGATTGTCCGGGATTGAAGGGCTGGCGCCGATTCCCGGCAGCGTTGGCGGTGCCGTGAAGATGAACGCCGGCTCGCATGGCTATGAAATTGCCGATGTCATCGTCTCGGTGGATGTCGCCCGCGAGCGGCGCATCGTGACACTGCCACGGGAGACGCTGGATTTTGCCTACCGTCACTCTCCATTTACCGAACGGGACCTGATTCTGGGGACGACACTTCAACTCCGGCCCGGCAACCCGGAGGCCAGCCGGGCCGAAATTGCGGAGTACCGTCGCCACCGGGCAGCGACGCAACCGGTCAGGGACAACAGCGCCGGTTGCATTTTCAAAAATCCGGGGCCGGGGCTGGCTACCGGGCGCATCATTGACGAACTTGGCATGAAAGGTGAAACCATCGGCGGGGCAACCATTTCTCCAGTCCATGCCAACTTCATTGTCACGAATGGGTCAGCACGGGCAGCCGATGTCTTTGCCCTCATTGAGCGGATTCGGTCACGTGTACGCGAAGCACGTGGCATTGAACTCGATATGGAAGTCGAAGTCTGGGAGTAA